Proteins found in one Rhodohalobacter barkolensis genomic segment:
- the rpsH gene encoding 30S ribosomal protein S8 — MQSDTISDFLTRIRNAQRAGHRRVDIPASKIKRAMTKILVDKGYVNRFIDIEDGKQGIIRIFLKYDAYGKPVIREMKRVSKPGLRKYSSSDNIPRSYNGLGVVIVSTSRGVMTDKEARKLNVGGEILCTVY; from the coding sequence ATGCAAAGCGACACAATATCAGATTTTTTAACACGCATTAGAAATGCACAGCGTGCCGGCCACAGACGCGTTGACATTCCCGCTTCGAAAATTAAACGGGCAATGACAAAGATTCTTGTGGATAAAGGTTACGTGAATAGGTTCATCGATATCGAAGATGGCAAACAAGGTATTATCAGGATCTTCTTGAAGTATGATGCCTATGGAAAGCCTGTAATTCGCGAGATGAAACGTGTATCCAAGCCGGGATTAAGAAAGTACAGTTCATCTGACAATATACCGAGATCTTACAATGGTCTGGGAGTTGTAATTGTATCAACTTCAAGAGGTGTAATGACAGACAAAGAAGCTCGTAAACTAAATGTAGGCGGAGAAATTCTCTGCACTGTTTACTAA
- the rpsN gene encoding 30S ribosomal protein S14, producing the protein MAKKSWIARNEKRKRTVEKYAEKRRQLKEAGDYEALQKLPRDASPTRVRNRCSITGRSRGYISKYGVSRIKFRELALNGKIPGIRKASW; encoded by the coding sequence ATGGCTAAAAAATCCTGGATAGCGAGAAACGAAAAACGTAAACGAACAGTAGAAAAATACGCCGAGAAAAGACGTCAGCTTAAAGAAGCAGGCGACTACGAAGCGTTGCAAAAACTGCCTCGCGATGCAAGTCCTACAAGAGTAAGAAATCGTTGCTCAATTACAGGACGTTCAAGAGGTTATATAAGCAAGTATGGCGTATCAAGAATTAAATTCCGTGAACTTGCTTTAAATGGTAAAATTCCCGGCATTCGTAAAGCAAGTTGGTAA